From Psychroflexus torquis ATCC 700755, the proteins below share one genomic window:
- a CDS encoding TM2 domain-containing protein, with protein MNKHYLMSKMKSTGTAYLCWIFLGCHYAYLGKWGLQILYWVTFGGFGIWAIIDLFHIPSKISSHNLKISLQIEDIDKKEKEESQAQNMAMMAAATGNKNNPELS; from the coding sequence ATGAACAAACATTATTTAATGTCAAAAATGAAATCGACAGGAACAGCTTATTTATGTTGGATATTTCTAGGATGTCACTACGCCTATTTAGGAAAATGGGGATTACAGATACTATATTGGGTAACTTTTGGAGGATTTGGTATCTGGGCAATAATTGATTTATTTCATATTCCATCAAAAATTAGCAGTCATAATTTAAAAATTTCTTTGCAAATTGAAGATATTGATAAAAAAGAAAAGGAAGAAAGTCAAGCTCAAAATATGGCGATGATGGCTGCTGCAACAGGAAATAAAAATAATCCTGAATTATCATAA
- a CDS encoding Y-family DNA polymerase, with protein MFGLVDCNNFYASCERVFNPNLRDKPVVILSNNDGCVIARSNEAKALGIPMGAPTYKFEKIFKQHNIQVFSSNYALYGDMSSRVMNILSNFTPDVEIYSIDESFLEFSGFGNYNMQAYCEKIKYVVEKGTGIPISIGLAPTKALSKVANRIAKKFPEQTKGVFIMKDDAARIKALKWLKIEDVWGIGRQHALRLKKHNIHTAYAFSELPDEWVRKQMSVVGLRLKNELQGRRTLELETPAHKKAIATTRSFDKQYKEFDYIQERVSSFAIKSAEKLRRQGSCCQMIYVFLKTNKFRQDLPQYQNSIVVQTGYPTNSSIDLIKFAVEGLKKIYHPDYYYKKAGVIVMGLVPEDQRQLAFFTAENPKHKQLMQKIDRLNGAYGTGAVRFGSQDLGKVWKMRREHLSQAYTTNLGSIIEVNVGDENKS; from the coding sequence ATGTTTGGACTAGTCGATTGCAATAATTTCTACGCGTCTTGTGAGCGTGTGTTCAATCCCAATCTGCGCGATAAGCCTGTGGTTATTTTATCTAACAACGATGGCTGTGTTATCGCGAGAAGCAATGAAGCAAAAGCTTTGGGCATCCCGATGGGCGCTCCCACCTATAAGTTTGAAAAAATATTTAAGCAGCATAATATTCAAGTCTTCTCCTCCAATTATGCGCTTTATGGGGATATGAGTTCACGAGTGATGAACATCTTAAGCAACTTTACCCCAGATGTGGAAATTTATAGTATCGATGAGTCTTTTTTAGAATTTAGCGGTTTTGGTAATTACAATATGCAGGCCTATTGTGAAAAGATAAAATATGTGGTGGAAAAAGGAACGGGAATTCCAATAAGCATAGGCCTTGCGCCAACCAAGGCCTTGAGTAAAGTCGCCAACAGAATTGCCAAAAAATTCCCGGAACAGACCAAAGGTGTGTTTATTATGAAAGATGATGCTGCCAGAATAAAAGCTTTAAAATGGTTGAAGATAGAAGATGTATGGGGTATAGGTCGGCAGCATGCGTTACGGCTAAAAAAACATAACATTCACACCGCTTATGCCTTTTCTGAATTACCAGATGAATGGGTGAGAAAGCAAATGAGTGTGGTAGGCTTGCGCCTTAAGAACGAACTCCAAGGTCGACGGACTCTGGAGCTGGAAACGCCTGCTCATAAAAAAGCTATTGCGACTACGCGGTCTTTCGATAAGCAGTATAAAGAGTTCGACTATATCCAGGAGCGTGTGAGTAGTTTTGCCATCAAATCGGCAGAGAAACTGCGTCGACAGGGGAGTTGCTGCCAGATGATCTATGTGTTTTTAAAAACCAATAAATTCCGGCAGGATCTACCGCAGTATCAAAACAGCATAGTGGTGCAGACAGGCTATCCTACAAATTCTAGTATAGATTTAATCAAGTTTGCCGTGGAAGGACTTAAAAAAATTTATCATCCCGATTATTACTACAAAAAGGCAGGTGTGATTGTTATGGGCTTGGTTCCTGAGGACCAACGTCAGTTGGCTTTTTTTACGGCAGAGAATCCTAAACACAAGCAATTGATGCAAAAAATAGATCGGCTGAATGGTGCTTATGGGACAGGAGCGGTACGTTTTGGAAGTCAAGATTTAGGAAAGGTATGGAAAATGCGCAGAGAGCACTTGTCTCAAGCCTATACGACCAATCTAGGAAGTATTATAGAAGTGAATGTTGGTGATGAGAACAAAAGCTAA
- a CDS encoding peroxiredoxin family protein has translation MKKILPFIILLFTCIYAYSQNSITGTFPGLARQQIKLVGFEGFDTYLIDSIQANGKGQFQLSFGTTDFGMAYLSSEDNKSFVVILSGKKEKGKGLKVKGESFAFAESIEIVESDENKLFEQYALEHPRREQTLSAWDYLSKIYRKDSLFVVHKVTKQAITNEKQRIISEDRLFLAGLPEGSYVSYYLPLRKLVSSVSTIAQYRTKEIPQTITAFRELDYTDDRLYKSGLLKETIKSHFWLIESSSRSLDSVYIAMNKSIDHLIKNLLSDDQKLNGITEYLFKLLEERSLFTSSEYLAIKVLNEVNCTIDDNLAMQLESYRAMKIGNMAPNIQLSGDLVAPGYNKDALPKKLSDLKSKYVAVVFGASWCPKCVEELPKIAKSYAKWKAQGVEVVFVSLDEDEKIFKNFAKVFPFISICDYKKWKGSIVKNYHVFATPTIYLLDDKREIILRPNSVQQLDSWVDWYLVQGNK, from the coding sequence TACCTTTTATTATTTTATTGTTTACTTGTATTTATGCATATTCACAAAACAGTATTACAGGCACATTTCCTGGCCTTGCCAGGCAACAAATTAAACTTGTAGGTTTTGAGGGTTTTGACACTTATCTTATTGACAGCATTCAAGCCAATGGAAAAGGACAATTTCAGTTGTCTTTCGGCACTACCGACTTTGGCATGGCTTATCTTTCGTCAGAAGACAATAAAAGCTTTGTTGTAATTTTATCAGGAAAAAAGGAGAAAGGTAAAGGTTTAAAGGTAAAAGGAGAAAGTTTTGCTTTTGCTGAGAGCATTGAAATAGTTGAGAGTGACGAAAATAAACTGTTTGAGCAATACGCCTTAGAACATCCACGAAGAGAACAAACTTTGAGTGCATGGGATTACCTCTCAAAAATTTACAGAAAAGATTCGCTTTTTGTCGTTCATAAGGTTACCAAACAGGCAATAACAAATGAAAAACAACGCATTATAAGTGAAGACCGTTTGTTTTTGGCAGGTTTACCCGAAGGTTCTTACGTAAGTTATTATTTGCCCCTTCGCAAATTGGTGAGTTCGGTGTCTACTATTGCCCAATATCGCACAAAAGAAATACCCCAAACCATTACAGCATTCCGAGAGTTGGATTATACAGACGACCGTTTATATAAAAGTGGATTGCTCAAAGAAACCATCAAAAGCCATTTCTGGCTCATAGAAAGCAGCAGTCGTTCTTTAGATTCAGTTTATATTGCAATGAATAAATCTATTGATCATTTGATAAAGAACCTTTTATCAGATGATCAAAAGCTGAATGGAATTACAGAGTATTTATTTAAACTGCTGGAGGAACGCAGCCTGTTTACATCATCGGAATACTTAGCAATAAAGGTATTGAATGAAGTAAACTGCACCATTGATGATAACCTTGCCATGCAGCTAGAGAGCTACCGTGCCATGAAAATAGGAAATATGGCACCTAATATTCAGTTAAGCGGAGACCTTGTGGCTCCAGGTTACAATAAAGATGCTTTGCCCAAAAAATTGTCAGATCTCAAAAGTAAATACGTGGCGGTGGTATTTGGAGCCAGTTGGTGCCCCAAATGCGTGGAAGAACTTCCGAAAATAGCAAAATCGTATGCAAAATGGAAAGCACAAGGCGTTGAAGTGGTCTTTGTGTCATTAGACGAAGACGAGAAAATATTTAAAAATTTTGCCAAAGTTTTTCCATTTATCAGCATCTGTGATTATAAAAAATGGAAAGGTTCTATTGTGAAAAATTACCATGTATTTGCCACTCCAACTATCTATTTATTGGATGACAAAAGAGAGATCATACTTCGTCCAAATTCAGTGCAACAATTAGACTCCTGGGTGGATTGGTATTTGGTGCAGGGAAATAAATAA
- the ychF gene encoding redox-regulated ATPase YchF, with protein sequence MKAGIVGLPNVGKSTLFNSLSNAKAQSANFPFCTIEPNIGVVNVPDPRLEQLESLVDPERVVPATVEIVDIAGLVKGASKGEGLGNQFLGNIRETDAILHVLRCFDDDNIIHVDGNIDPIRDKETIDIELQLKDLEAVDKKLEKTKRAAKTGNKEAQREMSVLEKLKTGLETGKSVRALEISEEDREDIVKPMQLITDKPVMYVCNVDEGSAVNGNAHVDRVMASVTDEDAEVLVLAVGIEADIAELEDYEERKLFLEDIGLEEAGAGKLIRSAYRLLNQQTYFTVGKKEVRAWTVKVGATAPQAAGVIHSDFEHGFIRAEVIKFDDFVHFGSEAKIRDAGKLSVEGKEYIVKDGDIMNFRFNV encoded by the coding sequence ATGAAAGCAGGAATTGTAGGCTTACCCAACGTAGGAAAATCCACTTTATTTAACTCGCTGTCCAATGCGAAAGCGCAAAGCGCTAATTTTCCGTTTTGTACGATAGAACCTAATATTGGCGTGGTGAATGTTCCCGATCCTCGTCTTGAGCAACTGGAATCACTAGTCGATCCAGAACGGGTCGTACCAGCAACGGTAGAGATTGTAGATATTGCAGGTTTGGTAAAAGGCGCGAGTAAAGGCGAAGGTCTAGGCAACCAATTTTTGGGAAACATAAGAGAAACCGATGCGATTTTGCATGTGTTGCGATGTTTTGATGATGATAATATTATACACGTTGATGGGAATATAGATCCTATTCGCGATAAGGAAACCATCGATATCGAATTGCAGCTTAAAGACTTAGAGGCTGTTGATAAAAAGCTAGAAAAAACCAAGCGCGCTGCCAAAACGGGAAACAAAGAGGCACAACGAGAAATGTCCGTTCTAGAGAAATTGAAGACTGGTTTGGAAACTGGCAAGTCGGTGAGGGCTCTAGAAATTTCTGAAGAAGACCGTGAGGATATTGTAAAGCCCATGCAGCTCATTACCGATAAACCTGTGATGTATGTCTGTAATGTTGATGAAGGCTCTGCCGTGAATGGCAATGCGCACGTAGATCGTGTGATGGCATCGGTAACTGACGAAGATGCGGAAGTTTTGGTTCTTGCTGTCGGTATTGAAGCCGATATTGCAGAATTGGAAGACTATGAGGAGCGTAAGCTTTTCCTTGAAGATATTGGTCTAGAAGAAGCAGGTGCTGGAAAATTGATCCGCTCGGCTTATAGATTATTAAATCAACAAACTTATTTTACCGTTGGTAAGAAAGAAGTGAGAGCATGGACAGTAAAAGTAGGAGCAACGGCACCACAAGCGGCTGGAGTGATACACTCAGACTTTGAGCACGGCTTTATTCGAGCAGAGGTTATCAAATTTGATGATTTTGTTCACTTTGGCAGTGAAGCAAAAATAAGAGATGCTGGTAAACTTAGCGTTGAAGGTAAGGAGTACATCGTCAAGGACGGTGATATAATGAATTTTAGATTTAATGTGTAG